Genomic segment of Propionispora hippei DSM 15287:
TAAATCCGGCAACAGCTTGCATCAGCGCCGGATCGTTCTGAACCATTTCTGTTAAAATTTTCATAAGCACCTCTCGTCCCACAGCAAAAAGAGGCTTTAGCCAGTGCTAAAGCCCTAGTAAGTATGTTGATCCCTCATCGGGATGAGCTCTACCCTTATTGTATATTGTACTCATTAATGCAAAAATCTATGACCGGTTCCCTTGTCACCCGAATCCTGGAAACCCAGATACTCGATGCACTTATCGCAAAGCGATTGCACCTGCATGACGCCGGCGGCTGTATCGACTTTAATTATATCCTGGCGTTCTTTTGCCGTCAAGCAATCAAAGCCAAACTTCGCATCATCCACCTCTTCGACTTCAATTTCATCGATCGGCTCACCGCAGCAATCGCAAGTATAATAGATTCTCACGTTCTCGCGCCTCCACTGTCAGACTAAAATTCCTACGAAACCCGCAGCCGCTTGACCGCCAAAAGGTTCCAGGCCAGGTGCAACACAATCGCACCGGTCAAAGCCAGTCCAATCTGCCCTGTTTCCCGTAAGGTTACAACGGTCGCGCCACCAAACAGACTATGCCCGGCGACACTAAGCAAGGCCGCCTTACTCCGCCCCCTGCCGCCGGTCAGCCAATCATAGCCGGCCTCAATCAGACCAAATACGGCATGGGTCAAAAAAATATCGGCTCCCAAATAAAAGGATAGCAGTGTCTTGGCACTTTCTTCGATGACAGGACTGTAAGTAATCACCGTTTTTACTCCGATACGAGTTAGCAGCGCCTTATTGACAATAAAGCTCAGCGCCGCCATCAGCACAGCGATCAAGTAAGCCATTTCCAGCCTCCAAAGAAAACTGAGTGGTCCATTTACTGCAAATGGACCACTTCTCTCACCATTTAATCCTAGCATTTCCCATCTGCCTGCAATTTATACTTACCGTGGTCCACCAACCTTGAAAACAGAAACT
This window contains:
- a CDS encoding anti-sigma-F factor Fin; protein product: MRIYYTCDCCGEPIDEIEVEEVDDAKFGFDCLTAKERQDIIKVDTAAGVMQVQSLCDKCIEYLGFQDSGDKGTGHRFLH